A window of Excalfactoria chinensis isolate bCotChi1 chromosome Z, bCotChi1.hap2, whole genome shotgun sequence contains these coding sequences:
- the MRPL50 gene encoding large ribosomal subunit protein mL50 isoform X2 yields the protein MAAAVGLLAAGRRLCLGLGCTPRRALWGDHRKQEKEVEDDIIPQEINEPSLICPPPRSRKYDPPGNIQSILEARVKEICGPSLAGDWQQVSLKDNRLKYQLLSQLAEELGHAVPNSQLHLMCSAKDVLTFYSTPVKDTSKFDELCAAELPPNLKIAWER from the exons ATGGCGGCCGCCGTGGGGCTGCTGGCGGCTGGACGGCGGCTCTGtctggggctgggctgcacgCCGCGGCGGGCGCTGTGGGGCGACCACAG GAAGCAGGAGAAAGAAGTAGAAGACGATATAATTCCTCAAGAGATAAATGAACCCAGCCTGATCTGTCCCCCGCCGCGCAGCAGGAAGTATGATCCTCCAGGAAATATACAGAGCATCCTCGAGGCTCGTGTCAAGGAGATTTGTGGGCCATCGCTTGCTGGCGACTGGCAGCAGGTGTCCCTGAAAGATAACAGGCTGAAGTATCAGCTCCTGTCCCAGCTAGCAGAAGAACTTGGTCACGCTGTGCCCAACTCACAGCTCCACCTGATGTGCAGTGCTAAGGATGTGCTGACTTTCTATAGCACTCCTGTGAAGGATACGTCCAAGTTTgatgagctgtgtgctgcagagctgcccccaAACCTGAAGATTGCCTGGGAGCGGTGA
- the MRPL50 gene encoding large ribosomal subunit protein mL50 isoform X1: MAAAVGLLAAGRRLCLGLGCTPRRALWGDHSRKQEKEVEDDIIPQEINEPSLICPPPRSRKYDPPGNIQSILEARVKEICGPSLAGDWQQVSLKDNRLKYQLLSQLAEELGHAVPNSQLHLMCSAKDVLTFYSTPVKDTSKFDELCAAELPPNLKIAWER; this comes from the exons ATGGCGGCCGCCGTGGGGCTGCTGGCGGCTGGACGGCGGCTCTGtctggggctgggctgcacgCCGCGGCGGGCGCTGTGGGGCGACCACAG CAGGAAGCAGGAGAAAGAAGTAGAAGACGATATAATTCCTCAAGAGATAAATGAACCCAGCCTGATCTGTCCCCCGCCGCGCAGCAGGAAGTATGATCCTCCAGGAAATATACAGAGCATCCTCGAGGCTCGTGTCAAGGAGATTTGTGGGCCATCGCTTGCTGGCGACTGGCAGCAGGTGTCCCTGAAAGATAACAGGCTGAAGTATCAGCTCCTGTCCCAGCTAGCAGAAGAACTTGGTCACGCTGTGCCCAACTCACAGCTCCACCTGATGTGCAGTGCTAAGGATGTGCTGACTTTCTATAGCACTCCTGTGAAGGATACGTCCAAGTTTgatgagctgtgtgctgcagagctgcccccaAACCTGAAGATTGCCTGGGAGCGGTGA
- the ALDOB gene encoding fructose-bisphosphate aldolase B: protein MTHQFPALSPEQKKALSDIAQRIVASGKGILAADESVGTMGNRLQRINVENTEENRRAFREILFSSDASISKSIGGVILFHETLYQKDSSGKPFPAIIKEKGIVVGIKLDAGTAPLAGTNGETTIQGLDKLSERCAQYKKDGADFGKWRAVLKISSTTPSQLAIQENANTLARYASICQQNGLVPIVEPEVLPDGDHDLQRCQYVTEKVLAAVYKALNDHHVYLEGTLLKPNMVTAGHSCPKKYTPQDVAAATVTTLLRTVPAAVPGICFLSGGQSEEEASLNLNAMNQSPLPKPWKLTFSYGRALQASALAAWLGKSENKKAAQEAFCKRAQINSLACRGQYVTSGKTDTAATQSLFTASYTY, encoded by the exons ATGACCCACCAATTCCCAGCACTGTCTCCAGAGCAGAAGAAGGCTCTTTCAGACATTGCTCAGAGGATTGTGGCTTCAGGAAAAGGGATCTTAGCCGCAGATGAATCAGTTG GTACCATGGGAAATAGGCTGCAGAGGATCAATGTAGAGAACACAGAGGAGAATCGTCGTGCTTTTCGAGAaattctcttctcttctgatgCTTCCATCAGCAAAAGCATTGGAGGAGTGATCCTTTTCCATGAGACTCTCTATCAGAAAGACAGCAGTGGAAAACCATTTCCAGCTATCATCAAAGAAAAAGGGATTGTGGTGGGAATAAAG CTGGATGCAGGCACTGCACCTCTGGCAGGAACAAATGGAGAAACCACCATCCAAG GACTTGACAAACTGTCTGAGCGCTGtgcccagtacaagaaagatggtGCTGACTTTGGCAAGTGGCGTGCAGTACTGAAGATCAGTAGCACAACACCCTCTCAACTTGCCATCCAAGAGAATGCCAACACCCTGGCACGTTACGCCAGCATCTGCCAGCAG aaTGGGTTGGTGCCCATTGTGGAGCCAGAAGTCTTACCTGATGGTGACCACGATCTCCAACGCTGTCAGTATGTCACAGAAAAG GTTCTGGCTGCTGTCTACAAGGCCTTGAACGACCACCATGTCTACCTGGAAGGAACACTGCTGAAACCCAACATGGTGACAGCTGGGCATTCCTGCCCCAAGAAGTACACCCCTCAGGATGTGGCTGCAGCAACTGTCACTACTCTCCTCCGCactgttcctgctgctgttcctg GAATCTGCTTCCTGTCTGGAGGTCAAAGTGAAGAAGAGGCTTCTCTCAACCTGAATGCCATGAATCAGTCCCCTCTGCCTAAGCCTTGGAAACTGACCTTCTCATATGGGAGAGCTCTGCAAGCCTCTGCCCTGGCAGCATGGCTTGGCAAGTCAGAGAACAAGAAGGCTGCACAGGAAGCTTTCTGCAAGCGGGCACAG attaaTAGTTTGGCTTGCAGAGGACAGTATGTCACATCTGGGAAGACTGACACAGCTGCCACGCAGTCACTTTTCACTGCCAGCTACACCTATTGA
- the PGAP4 gene encoding post-GPI attachment to proteins factor 4 yields the protein MLHYAWQLYGRWCRWSSPFIHLLTLTVVTFGVLAPLICHRLLYSYFYLRRWHLNPMSQEFLRQNQLEGQAALHYFEKLQISNISKDSNSETFRPLLLVTIITVQRRDDFHYVLQVASRFHHLLQQCGTNCQSHRVLICNVEPDPSRHQDVKLLSSFFPMVSRDKTGDDPDPRVNHFEKEKQDYVFCLEQSLLAYNPEYVLVVEDDAVPEEEIFPVLQHLFLARFSKQYLRDALYFKLYHPERLQQYVNPEPMRILEWLGLGMFLGPVLNYVYSWAAGRPSLNWPIILFFAAYSMALSELVGRHYLLELRRLDPVLYNVVPVTECCTPAMLFSAPSARRALGYLKGLQCRQGFAKDIALYSLLRTKGENAYVVEPNLVRHVGMYSSLRLNDNPKLL from the coding sequence ATGTTACACTATGCCTGGCAGCTCTATGGGAGGTGGTGCCGCTGGTCCAGTCCTTTCATCCACCTTCTCACTCTGACTGTGGTGACATTTGGTGTGCTGGCTCCTCTGATTTGCCACCGACTCCTctactcttatttttatttgcgGCGCTGGCACCTGAATCCCATGAGCCAGGAGTTCCTGAGGCAGAACCAGCTGGAGGGTCAGGCAGCCCTCCATTATTTTGAGAAGCTGCAGATATCAAATATCTCCAAGGACTCCAACAGTGAAACCTTTCGGCCCTTGCTGCTGGTCACCATTATCACTGTGCAGAGGCGGGATGATTTCCACTATGTCTTGCAGGTGGCGTCCCGTTtccaccacctcctccagcaATGTGGGACAAATTGCCAGAGCCACCGTGTCCTTATCTGCAACGTGGAGCCTGACCCCAGTCGTCATCAGGATGTcaagctgctgagcagcttttTTCCTATGGTCAGTCGTGACAAAACTGGGGATGACCCTGATCCCAGAGTGAACCACTTtgagaaagagaagcaggaCTATGTCTTCTGCCTTGAGCAGTCACTCTTAGCATATAACCCAGAATATGTCCTGGTAGTGGAAGATGATGCTGTGCCAGAGGAAGAGATATTCCCTGTCCTGCAGCATCTCTTCTTAGCCCGATTCTCCAAACAGTACCTCAGAGATGCACTCTACTTCAAACTTTACCATCCTGAGAGGCTTCAGCAGTACGTCAATCCTGAGCCCATGCGAATCCTCGAGTGGCTGGGTTTGGGAATGTTTCTGGGGCCTGTGCTGAACTATGTCTACTCCTGGGCAGCTGGACGCCCGAGCCTGAACTGGCCCATCATCTTGTTCTTTGCTGCCTACAGCATGGCACTGTCAGAGCTGGTGGGACGGCATTACTTGCTGGAGTTGCGCCGGCTGGACCCTGTGCTGTATAATGTTGTGCCGGTCACAGAGTGCTGCACACCTGCAATGCtgttctctgctccttctgcccGTCGTGCCTTAGGTTACTTGAAGGGGCTGCAGTGTCGCCAGGGTTTTGCTAAGGACATTGCCCTCTACTCACTGCTGCGCACGAAGGGGGAGAATGCCTACGTGGTGGAACCCAACCTGGTCCGGCACGTGGGAATGTATTCCAGCCTTCGGCTAAATGACAACCCGAAACTGCTGTGA